The following are from one region of the Plodia interpunctella isolate USDA-ARS_2022_Savannah chromosome 25, ilPloInte3.2, whole genome shotgun sequence genome:
- the LOC128680677 gene encoding uncharacterized protein LOC128680677 produces MQKWTLFWTIILINVIGIDLLDDILVDEYETSTFPKTNAMNPKMKTSRKKKPKKTTTDSSDDYEPLIPLKSRDKVVKGIRQISCVDFTQYAANCTSGAAMIYNAARVTPPLPYKIQEWCKSIRFLTNCAIEWNTDCSEITDNFFNEDSIKGHMHVLDYICDDEWFLNRYRDMSICIEEASEQWEECYSTFKVIVEEQKNITREWTHFETHFYLCCAQAHFRRCTLDFIFNMPKKCPYEQAITLQKFSVIISEGDVFQECDGTIPYGNCPNGDPTPSQNQLRLLMEGDAVQHKKAKKAAVTHLGTMLYLVTAYVLVIFYAFVLLNLYI; encoded by the exons ATGCAaaagtggactttgttttggacaataatattaattaacgtTATAGGAATTGATC ttctAGACGATATTTTGGTGGATGAATATGAAACATCAACATTTCCAAAGACAAACGCCATGAATCCAAAAATGAAAACatcaagaaagaaaaaaccAAAGAAAACTACTACAGATTCATCTGATGATTATGAACCATTGATCCCTTTGAAGTCCCGTGATAAAGTAGTGAAAGGAATCAGACAAATCAGTTGTGTCGATTTCACACAGTATGCCGCTAACTGTACTTCAGGAGCCGCAATGATATATAACGCTGCAAGGGTAACCCCGCCATTGCCGTACAAAATACAGGAATGGTGCaa ATCCATTCGCTTCCTTACCAACTGTGCTATAGAATGGAACACAGATTGCAGCGAGATTACTGACAATTTCTTCAACGAAGATAGCATAAAAGGGCACATGCATGTCTTGGACTATATCTGCGACGACGAATGGTTTTTAAATC GCTATCGAGACATGTCTATATGTATAGAAGAAGCATCGGAACAATGGGAGGAATGCTACTCAACATTCAAAGTGATAGTGGAGGAACAAAAGAATATCACACGGGAGTGGACTCACTTCGAAACCCATTTTTATCTTTGCTG TGCCCAAGCGCATTTCCGTCGATGCACACTGGACTTTATCTTCAATATGCCCAAAAAGTGCCCGTACGAGCAAGCGATCACATTGCAAAAGTTTTCTGTTATCATATCTGAGGGTGATGTTTTTCAg GAATGCGACGGGACCATACCATATGGAAACTGCCCCAACGGCGACCCCACGCCATCGCAGAACCAGCTCAGACTTCTAATGGAAGGTGACGCGGTACAAcacaaaaaagcaaaaaaagcGGCAGTCACACACTTAGGCACTATGCTCTACCTGGTTACTGCTTAtgtattagtaattttttacgcttttgttttattaaatctttacatttga